In Pseudoalteromonas tetraodonis, the genomic window GCCATTAGTTAAATCAGAAAATAAAGTAATCCCTGCTAAATTTACCAACAAACCCGTGCTAATACTCAATACGACAGGGTTGAGTAGCATATTTTTGGCAAATGTTGACCAAGAAAACACATGACTGGCACTGTTTGCACTAATTAAAAAGGTAAGGGTGAACAATAGCGCGCTATGAAAGGTGATGATCATAAAAATAATGCCCATCATTTGCTCACCTAATGCTGCAATGATAATGGGCAAGCCCACCAATACGGTATTTGAATAACTACTGCCAAGGGCAAATACACTGTGACGTTCATATTGAGGATGTTTAGAGAGAGTGTAGCGGTCAATAATGAGCGCAAAAAAATAAATTAAAATAACGGGAATATAAAAGCTTAAAAAGCCATTTAAGCTCACGCTGGTTTTTAGGTCTGCCTGGGCCATATTTAAAAATAAAAAACTGGGTACACTAATGTAAAAAGTAAATTTACTGAGCCCTGTTATATGAATGCGTTCTAAAAACTGACTTCGGCTTGCTATGTAGCCGCATAACACAATAAAAATAAGCGGAAATATAATCGAAAATATATGCACTAAAAAAGACTCTTATTGATTGGCTCTAGTGCTCAGCGTCTAAACTCATCACTTTGCGGTAAGTTAATTAATATGAGTACCGCCCCTTTACCGCCATACTCAAGCGGAGCTTGGTGCATAGCAATTACATCGGGGTGTTGCACTAAATATTGCGGTACTTTATGCCTGAGGATATGGCCGCCAATTCCATGTACAACACAGGCACAATAGTAATGTTTTTTTTTACACTCATGAATAAGCCCTGCGAGTTCATCTTTGGCTATCTCTTTATTCAAGCCATGCAGGTCGAGGGTTAAATCAGGAATAAAATCCCCTCGACGAAGTTGTTTGGCTAAAAAACGATCCTGACCCTGTTGTACATAATTAACGGTACCATGTGTGTCTATATCGGGCACATATTCATCAGAAAAGAAAAATTCTGACTGTTGTTGCTTTTTTTGCTGGGCAAATTGCTTCGCTTGTGACACTTTAGGTTTATTGCTAAAACGGTGAGTGTCTTGTTTAAATACACGCGCACCACTGATACTTTGACGAAACAAGTCAATGTCGTCAGGACTAATTAGGCTGTTTGAGTGGGGATCTTTTTTCATAGCGGCAGTCTAAACAAAAAAGCGGTAAAAATCGAGTAAAAAGGTGTGATACCCAAGCAGCTTTGAGGTGCATAGTACAGCGCCATTAGGGTTAGTTAAAAAGCGATTTATACTGCGTTATTGATTTGAACAATAGAGTGACTATTATTTGCAATCAAAGCCTTACCTAAATCGCTTTTAATACTAACTGCGCTCGCACCTAGAGGTGGCTTGGGTATACAATAGGGCAATCATGGGGCCAATGATGCGCCCCGATTGAGTTTATTTTTTTGAAAGTAGCAGGCAGATAATACTGATGAGTGAATTACTAATAGAAGAAGCAACCCTAGATGAAGCTGTTGCAGAACTTTCAACCTTACACGATTGGCTTCGTTGGACAACTAGTCAATTTGCAAGTAGCGGTATTTTCTTTGGTCATGGCACCGATAACGCATGGGATGAAGCGGTAAGTTTGTTATTACCGGCGCTTAGTTTGCCTATCGATGCACCCAAAGAGCTGATGCATGCGCGTTTAACCAGTACTGAAAAAAATCGTTTAGCGGGCTTAATTGCCGAGCGCATTAACGATTTTACCCCAGTACCTTACCTTACCAACATTGCATGGTTTGCTAACATGCCATTTTATGTGGATGAACGCGTATTAATTCCTCGCTCGCCTTTTGCTGAGCTTATTAATAATCGCTTCACCCCTTGGTTAGAAAAACCAGAGTCAGTAGGGCGTATTTTAGATTTATGTACAGGCTCAGGTTGTATTGCTATTGCCTTGGCACAAGCGTTCGAGAATGCGCAAGTTGATGCGGTTGATATATCCTATGAAGCGCTTGAAGTGGCTGATATTAATATCACTGACTATCAACTAAGTGATCGCGTACTACCGATTCAGTCTGACGTATTCAGTGGTGTACCTGGGCAAAAATACGACTTAATCGTAGCAAACCCGCCGTACGTTGATGCTGAAGATATGGCTGATTTACCACGTGAATTCCACCATGAACCAGAACTAGGATTAGCATCGGGACACGATGGCCTTGATGTAACACGTACTATTTTAGATCAAGCTAGTGAGCATCTAACAGATAACGGTTTGTTATTTGTCGAAGTAGGTAACTCTATGGTACATATGGATGCACTGTATCCAGGCGCACCATTTGAATGGATTGAGTTTGAACAAGGCGGATTAGGGGTGTTTGTTATTAGCAAACAACAACTAGATGCCTACTTTGCACAGTAACAATTAATACTAGCCATTCATCCGAAATGGCTGGGCAAAACAATAGCCGAGTTAATCCTCGGCTATAAGTCATTAGGAATGAGGAAAGTTAATGGCAGGTAATAGCATAGGGCAGTTATTTAAAGTGTCCACCTTTGGCGAAAGCCACGGCGTTGCATTAGGCGGCGTAGTGGATGGCACGCCCGCAGGCCTTGAAATCACTGAGGCCGACATACAACACGATTTAGACAGACGCAAACCTGGGCAAAGTCGTTATACCACGCAGCGCCGTGAGAGCGACCAAATCAAAATTTTAGCGGGCGTTTTTGAAGGTAAAACCACTGGTACCAGCATTGGTTTATTAATTGAAAATACCGATCAACGTTCACAAGATTATGGCAAAATTAAAGATGTATTTCGCCCAGGCCACGGTGACTATACCTACTGGCACAAATACGGCCTTCGCGATTACCGTGGTGGTGGCCGTTCATCTGCGCGCGAAACCGCTATTCGAGTTGCCGCAGGCGCTATTGCTAAAAAGTATTTAAAGCAATTTCATGGTATTGAAGTACGTGCGTGTTTGAGCCAATTAGGGCCAATTAAAGCTGAAAATTACGATTGGGATGAGGTGGAAAATAACTTATTCTTTTTCCCAGACGTTAGCAAGCTTGAAGCACTCGATGAATATATGCGCGAGCTTAAAAAGCAAGGCGACTCAGTGGGCGCGAAAGTCAAAGTGGTCGCTAAAAATGTGCCTGTTGGTTTAGGTGAGCCGGTATTTGATAGGCTAGATGCCGAACTTGCCCATTCATTAATGAGTATTAACGCTGTAAAAGGCGTTGAAATTGGCGATGGCTTTGATGTGGTTGAGCAAAAAGGCTCAGAGCACCGTGATGAGTTAACCCCTGATGGTTTTACCTCAAATCATGCCGGCGGCGTATTGGCAGGTATTTCTACAGGGCAAGATATAATCGCATCCATTGCGCTTAAGCCAACATCAAGCATTACCATTCCCGGTAATAGTATTAACACGAGTAATGAAGCGGTTGAGATGATCACCAAAGGTCGTCACGATCCTTGTGTAGGTATTCGTGCTATTCCGATTGCTGAGGCAATGATGGCCATTACTTTAATGGATCATTTACTACGTCAACGCGGTCAAAACCCACATGTTAACCACGAACATGGGCCAATTAAAGGCGCTATTTAAGCGCGCTTTACTATAAATTAATAATAAACGCGCACTAGCGCGTTTATTATGTACAGGCTATACATCTTTATTGCCGCTCAATAATTTCCATGTGCTTAGCGCACCTAAAAATAAAGAGCAGTCATTATGCAAAAAAATAATCAATCTCACGTTACACAAGCTGAATATAAAGCCACCATAAAACGGCTTGAAGAGTTTAGCCGCTTTACCGACAGCAGCATTGGTATTCCGTTTACTAAATTTAGTTTCGGTGTCGAATCATTGATTGGGCTATTGCCAGTGGTAGGCGATTTAGCCGGGCTTATTTTATCTGGGTATGTATTAATTGAAGCGCAGCGATTAGGTGTTAGTAAGCGAGTAAAAAGCCGGATTATTTTAAACATGTTAGTTGATTTTGTAGGTGGGCTTATTCCATTTTTTGGTGATATTTTTGATGCCATGTTCAAAGCAAATACGCGCAATACCCGCATACTTAAAAAGCATTTAAGCGATAAGCTAACCACAAATCCATAAACCACTTAAGTTAATAAATGTGTAATTAGCTCCCATTATTAATTATTTATTTGGTATCAAAGAAGTACTTAGCGATGATCTGTTTTTGTTGCCCAAACTGATCAGAAATTCCAATTCCAATCCCAATTATTTCACCTTGTGCTTGCGGTGGCTCAGCTTGCATAACTTTATTAAACGCAGCCAATGCAGGGTTTTGCTCATTTGCAAGTAGGGTTAAATGTGGCTGAAAGTTTTGAAACACATTTGGGCTACCATAACGCTCAAAGGCCACGAGTTTATTAGGGTAATGCTTTACCCAACTTGGTACTGGCGCTTGATGATCGCGAAGTGGCTCAAGTTTAAGTGTCACTTCATCGGCTAAGCGTTGTAACTGATAAGATTTTTCTAAGTCTATAAAGGCCCAATTACTGGCAGATACACTAAACCCATTGGCTTTAATTTCAAAAGGTTGATGTTTCTTTACAATACGCTCCACCACCTGCTTAATTTCATTTTGTGCCTCTTGCGGATAATCAGTCAAATATAATGTGGCATGCACGGGTAAGCCTTGCTGATAAAACGTGGTTATTTGCTGTTTGGCTAGTTCATTGCTGGTTGTAGCCATGAGCTCAACAATTGGCGAAGAGGGAATAGCAAACACGTTAATACTCACGCTTTTTGCATAACTATTGGCAGAGGCACTCAGTAGCGCTAAAAAAGTAAGAATGCTAACTGGCCATGCTTTAGTGGTGTGTTGTTTAACCATAAGAGTGTATTCATTTAGGTTTTTAGTTTGCATATGGTAAGCGCAATTAGGTGTTCAGTAAATAAAGGCATAAAGTTTTTAAATTTCTGATTTTGTGACTAATATTATTTTAGCTCAAACAATTAATGATTAACTTACTTCATAGGCTTTGAATATTGCTAAATTGCAATTTTCAACGACGTATATTTACTGCTTTTAAAAGTGTCGCAAGGAACGTTCAATGATATTTAAAGCGCTTAAAAAGTTAACAAAAACAGTACGCTTTTCTATTCGTTTGACGGTTGTGGCAGTATTTGTGTTGGCAACGTCTATTACCGCTATTATAGCCACGAGCTTACAGTATTATTTTAGTGAAAAAATGGCGCTCGAGTCGAATGTGCAACACTTTAATATGACCACTCAATCGGTTGCTGATTACCTAACACGCATTAATGAAAAATCTGAAAATACTTTATATATGATGGTAAAAAACACCTCGTTAGTCGGTGAAAACCTTTCAGATAAAACAGAGCTACGAAATGTATTAAGTGAAATGATGGATTTGAATCCTTTGTTTTATGCTTTTTATATGGGCTATAACAATGGTGACTATTTTGAGGTTATTAATCTTGAAAGTAGTGCGATGGTTCGTCAGCGCCTTGGTGCAACGGATAATGACCGCTGGGTCGTTATTCAAATAAAATCTGAAGAAGGGCAAAGAATACAGCAAACGCTTTATTTTGATGCGTCATTTAGCTTAAGAGAAAAAACCAAAAAACCGACGTATTTTGATCCCCGCGAGCAAGCATGGTTTAAGCAAGCAAACTCACAGCAAGTAAACAAAACCAAGCCTTATCTATTTACCCATTTACAAACCTCTGGGCAAACGTATTCGATTAAGATAGCGGGTAAAAATCATGTGCTTGGCTTAGGGATTATCGTTGATAACATGTCTAATTATTTAATCGAACAGAAACAGCGTTTGGAGATGCACAGCTCAACACAGTTACTTATTTATAACCGAGAAGGAGAAATTATTGCCTCAAATCAGCCCTTTAGCTCAACGGTTGAGGCAAGGCTAAATCGGTTGGTACTGGATGAGCAACAGCAAAAAATAGTTGCCAAATATCCTACTATCACAGTTTCAAATGAAACCAATTGGGCACCTATGGATTTTAGTGTCAGTGGTAAGCCTAAAGGCTACAGTGTTGAATATATAAATGCGATTGCTGAACTGTTGGGTATTAAGGTTAATTATATTAATGGACTCAGTTGGCAAGAATTACTTAATTTATTTGAAAATAAGCAGATAGATGTGATTCATCCGGTACTTAATACAGCATCGAATAATACATTGGGTATGCTCAGTATACCCATGGTAACTTTGCCTTTAAGTATTGTTAATCAACAAAACAATCCACCAATTACCCATATGCAGCAACTTGCTGGTAAGTCAGTTGCGGTGGGAGAGGGCTGGTCAATTGTAAAAATATTACGAGCGCAATTTCCAGAAATTAACCTCGTGGAAGTTCCCAACACAAAGGCGTTGTTAATGCATGTTGCCAATGGTGATACTTATGCGGGAATAGACAGCAAAGCCGTATTGCAATATATACAGCAGCAATTTTTTATTGAGGGGATCCAGTACAATCCGCTTGATGAAGACAGTGCCGCGCTTTTTTCAAATGACTACCATTTATTGTTTCAAAACCAAGACGCACAATTAAAAGCTTTGTTTGATTACGCCGCCACGCAACTTCCTCTGCAATTTAAACAACAGCTTAGTGATAAATGGCTCAATACTAACTCAGGGAAAAAATCAAAAATTGTAGGCACTGTTCCTGATGAGCAATTAATCACTTTATTGGATGATGATAGTAACTTCTCTAAGCTACAGTTAGTGAACATTAATGGTAAAGAACAGTATGTTTTTATTAAGCCACTATCTGATTATTTAGCGCTAGCTAGTACGGGCTATTTAGCCATTATGGTTTCTAAAGAAGATGTATTGAGCTCCACAAGAGAAAAAATAAAGCTTTCAATAATAATTACGGTTGCCTGCTTAATTATGATGTTACCAGTGTCGTGGTTTTTTGCATCCCCCATTGTCGGTCCTATTAAAACGCTGGTGGGTGAAAACAATAAAATTAAAAATCGGCAGTTTAAACAAGTCTCGACTTTAAAAAGTCATATTAAAGAAATTAATACGTTAGCTTACTCTATGGTTGATATGAGTAAGTCGATACAGCAACATGAAGACAGTCAAAAAGCACTCATGGCGTCGTTTATCGAGTTAATAGCACAAGCCATTGATGATAAATCTCCCTATACAGCGGGGCATTGCGAGCGCGTACCTGAACTCGGTATTGAGCTTGCTAAGGCCGCTTCAGAGTCAGAGTTACCCGCTTTTAAAGGGTTTAAGTTTAAAAATGATGATGAGGTTGAAGAATTTAGTTTAGCCGCTTGGCTACATGATTGCGGTAAAATAACCACTCCAGAGCACATAGTTGATAAAGGCACTAAGCTGGAGACTATTTATAATCGTATTCATGAAATTAGAACGCGTTTTGAGGTACTTTGGCGAGATGCCGAACTTGATTACTATAAATCATTGCAACACAGTCCTCAAAATCAGCTCGACTTAACCAAGCAGTTGGCAGCTAAACAGCAACAGTTGCTGGACGACTTTGCTTTTATTGCACAGTGTAATATTGGCGGCGAAAAAATCACAGAAGCTGCCCTTGAGCGTTTAACTGCGTTGAGTAATATTACTTGGCAGCGTCATTTTGACGATAAGTTGGGGCTTTCACCAGTAGAAATGTATCGCTATGAAGGGACTGATGACACGCTTCCCATCACAGAAAAATTACTCAGTGATAAACCTTGGCACTTAATTCCTCATGATAAGCCGATTGAATATGATGAGCGTTTAGGGATTAAAATTGCCCCATGTAAATATAAATATAACCTAGGGGAGCTTTATAATTTAACAGTTTCAAGAGGCACTCTTACTAAAGAGGATAGGTTTAAAATTAATGAGCACATGATAAGTACGATACGTATGCTCGATACACTGCCGTTCCCTAAAGAACTTGAGCGCGTACCGCGTTATGCCTCTACCCATCACGAAACATTAATCGGCACAGGCTATCCGCGTAAACTCAATGCGGATGACTTATCGATACCTGAGCGGGTGTTGGTACTTGCTGACATTTTTGAAGCATTAACAGCAGCCGACAGGCCCTATAAAAAGGCAAAAACACTCAGTGAGTCCAT contains:
- a CDS encoding AEC family transporter; this translates as MHIFSIIFPLIFIVLCGYIASRSQFLERIHITGLSKFTFYISVPSFLFLNMAQADLKTSVSLNGFLSFYIPVILIYFFALIIDRYTLSKHPQYERHSVFALGSSYSNTVLVGLPIIIAALGEQMMGIIFMIITFHSALLFTLTFLISANSASHVFSWSTFAKNMLLNPVVLSISTGLLVNLAGITLFSDLTNGLALLAKPAIACALFVLGANLAFYKISDNWQAAAIASLLKLVILPALVLVLGSHVFAINESLLKVLVLLSASPLGVNAYLIACQIKQHQDTLASAVVLSTVLSVVSFSMWLTILL
- the smrB gene encoding endonuclease SmrB, which gives rise to MKKDPHSNSLISPDDIDLFRQSISGARVFKQDTHRFSNKPKVSQAKQFAQQKKQQQSEFFFSDEYVPDIDTHGTVNYVQQGQDRFLAKQLRRGDFIPDLTLDLHGLNKEIAKDELAGLIHECKKKHYYCACVVHGIGGHILRHKVPQYLVQHPDVIAMHQAPLEYGGKGAVLILINLPQSDEFRR
- the prmB gene encoding 50S ribosomal protein L3 N(5)-glutamine methyltransferase, giving the protein MSELLIEEATLDEAVAELSTLHDWLRWTTSQFASSGIFFGHGTDNAWDEAVSLLLPALSLPIDAPKELMHARLTSTEKNRLAGLIAERINDFTPVPYLTNIAWFANMPFYVDERVLIPRSPFAELINNRFTPWLEKPESVGRILDLCTGSGCIAIALAQAFENAQVDAVDISYEALEVADINITDYQLSDRVLPIQSDVFSGVPGQKYDLIVANPPYVDAEDMADLPREFHHEPELGLASGHDGLDVTRTILDQASEHLTDNGLLFVEVGNSMVHMDALYPGAPFEWIEFEQGGLGVFVISKQQLDAYFAQ
- the aroC gene encoding chorismate synthase produces the protein MAGNSIGQLFKVSTFGESHGVALGGVVDGTPAGLEITEADIQHDLDRRKPGQSRYTTQRRESDQIKILAGVFEGKTTGTSIGLLIENTDQRSQDYGKIKDVFRPGHGDYTYWHKYGLRDYRGGGRSSARETAIRVAAGAIAKKYLKQFHGIEVRACLSQLGPIKAENYDWDEVENNLFFFPDVSKLEALDEYMRELKKQGDSVGAKVKVVAKNVPVGLGEPVFDRLDAELAHSLMSINAVKGVEIGDGFDVVEQKGSEHRDELTPDGFTSNHAGGVLAGISTGQDIIASIALKPTSSITIPGNSINTSNEAVEMITKGRHDPCVGIRAIPIAEAMMAITLMDHLLRQRGQNPHVNHEHGPIKGAI
- a CDS encoding DUF4112 domain-containing protein, with the translated sequence MQKNNQSHVTQAEYKATIKRLEEFSRFTDSSIGIPFTKFSFGVESLIGLLPVVGDLAGLILSGYVLIEAQRLGVSKRVKSRIILNMLVDFVGGLIPFFGDIFDAMFKANTRNTRILKKHLSDKLTTNP
- a CDS encoding 2'-5' RNA ligase family protein, whose amino-acid sequence is MVKQHTTKAWPVSILTFLALLSASANSYAKSVSINVFAIPSSPIVELMATTSNELAKQQITTFYQQGLPVHATLYLTDYPQEAQNEIKQVVERIVKKHQPFEIKANGFSVSASNWAFIDLEKSYQLQRLADEVTLKLEPLRDHQAPVPSWVKHYPNKLVAFERYGSPNVFQNFQPHLTLLANEQNPALAAFNKVMQAEPPQAQGEIIGIGIGISDQFGQQKQIIAKYFFDTK
- a CDS encoding HD domain-containing phosphohydrolase — translated: MIFKALKKLTKTVRFSIRLTVVAVFVLATSITAIIATSLQYYFSEKMALESNVQHFNMTTQSVADYLTRINEKSENTLYMMVKNTSLVGENLSDKTELRNVLSEMMDLNPLFYAFYMGYNNGDYFEVINLESSAMVRQRLGATDNDRWVVIQIKSEEGQRIQQTLYFDASFSLREKTKKPTYFDPREQAWFKQANSQQVNKTKPYLFTHLQTSGQTYSIKIAGKNHVLGLGIIVDNMSNYLIEQKQRLEMHSSTQLLIYNREGEIIASNQPFSSTVEARLNRLVLDEQQQKIVAKYPTITVSNETNWAPMDFSVSGKPKGYSVEYINAIAELLGIKVNYINGLSWQELLNLFENKQIDVIHPVLNTASNNTLGMLSIPMVTLPLSIVNQQNNPPITHMQQLAGKSVAVGEGWSIVKILRAQFPEINLVEVPNTKALLMHVANGDTYAGIDSKAVLQYIQQQFFIEGIQYNPLDEDSAALFSNDYHLLFQNQDAQLKALFDYAATQLPLQFKQQLSDKWLNTNSGKKSKIVGTVPDEQLITLLDDDSNFSKLQLVNINGKEQYVFIKPLSDYLALASTGYLAIMVSKEDVLSSTREKIKLSIIITVACLIMMLPVSWFFASPIVGPIKTLVGENNKIKNRQFKQVSTLKSHIKEINTLAYSMVDMSKSIQQHEDSQKALMASFIELIAQAIDDKSPYTAGHCERVPELGIELAKAASESELPAFKGFKFKNDDEVEEFSLAAWLHDCGKITTPEHIVDKGTKLETIYNRIHEIRTRFEVLWRDAELDYYKSLQHSPQNQLDLTKQLAAKQQQLLDDFAFIAQCNIGGEKITEAALERLTALSNITWQRHFDDKLGLSPVEMYRYEGTDDTLPITEKLLSDKPWHLIPHDKPIEYDERLGIKIAPCKYKYNLGELYNLTVSRGTLTKEDRFKINEHMISTIRMLDTLPFPKELERVPRYASTHHETLIGTGYPRKLNADDLSIPERVLVLADIFEALTAADRPYKKAKTLSESIGILAKMVADQHVDKAVFELFLSSGIYLDYAKRYLNAEQIDEVDISKYIT